The genomic interval TGCCAGTGGTTTGTTAactattgtttttatatttgctcTACATTTGTTATTACGGaaaaatgagggagagagagggacagcaggATGATGGTAACATTGAGGTTAATACTGTGGAGCAGAATACAATGGTATAATAGTCTGACCCTCATGAGGAGACTTGTGTTGGCCACCTTATGAGTAGTAGcaaagtgagagggagagagagagtacaggaAGATGGTGACAGGGCAGAAGGAGAAAGTGGCATGTAAGTGAGTGAAAAGTGGAGCAAATACTGAAAATTAAGACAATACAATTACAATAATCATGGTTTTGGCCAACTTACACGGTAGGCACTAATTGTCTGACTTGCTGTCATGTTTGCAGGGccgagagaaggagagagagaacaggaggatgTTGATGGGGAAGAAGCAGCAAGTGGCATGCAGGTAAGTGAGAAAGGAGCAGTTTTGTGTTAAAAGGGTAGTCACACAAAATTACATGATTTTCTCTTTTCGTGAAATTAActaagaccaaaaaaaaaaaaactggaatctatacaaaagcactatacaaataaccCCAGTATCTAATGTCACCAACAGGCAAACACAACACTGCATACAGaccagtaaaatatatttgaaattaaaaatgtatatcattTGTTAATATAATTCTTTGGAAGAAATGCAATACTTTTATTCTGCATCTTTCCGCAAGCTTTgtggatgttttatttatttatttttaattgtctaCATTGAAATGTTACATACAACATTTAACAGTGCGTTAATTTATGCCATCTTTTCATTACTTTAGATTTCCTTTAGAATGTCCTTGTTCCCTTGTTCAAGATAGAAGCAGCACTATACTTTCATGTTCTGTATTTGTCACAATCAGTATATctactatatacagtatataccaaTGTACCATAGCTGAGAAAATGGGTGTCTAGTCTCACTGAATGAAGCCATGAAATTGTTCTTGCTCGTGAAAGGCTTCACATCAtttcaaaattgtatttatCGTCACAGAAGAATGTTATTAATTCTCAAATTGGtcatgtggtgtggggatggctggtttaagcagccacacctgccctgggtcaagctaattagaccttgccaattggataattggttaagaattagataattggccaggctaattggacccaggaacaggagtggctgcacctgtgtgcacaggttaaatctgccatccccacccacacaaggggagcctctgtcatgacagttttacatctgctccttggcggtaacatcttgccaacctcgtaaataaatgtggacggtttgaacatcatctccctgtgtctctgtgctggagggccccttggaaagccacttcggtggcctgtggcaggcttgtttgccacaggTCGCTTTTTTGGTCTTCAGAAAACATATCTTCAGTATTAATTGCAAGAAATCACTTgggatatttcattttgaacaaaGTCCTTGTTTCTAAAAGACTTAAATTGTGTTgaaattgttattattgattTTGTGATTAAGTTATTTGTACTTGTGTTGAAATGCataaatttaacattaaatatttaaaccaaAACTTCTTGATTAATTTAACTTAAGGCCAATACCTGTCTTCATTATTTTGTCAAGAGACGTGACACACTGGTCAAACATTTTCATATCTGGAATTGTATAGTCATGATCactaatgtaaaaataataataatgcacaaccaaaaaggaatatgactttcattcattattcatgtcCAGATAGTCCTAATCATAGTTTGGTGTTTGTGCTTACTAGTTTTTATTATCGATTGTGTTTAAGTCTACAAGCTATTTGTAGTGTTTCTAATTCTAgtatttcatgcatttcaaattttttgggAGTTGTATTTCTTTGTCCTACAGTAGGTTCAGCTTAAATCTCACGCAAACTGAAATGATCTAGCTTAAGTGTATACTAAATCATTTTCAACGTGAGTCATTTGGGAGGCGGAGGTGGGGAGAAACGAAACTGCTGACGTCACAATGAAAGCTGGAATGCACCGTGCCACAGAATGCTACTGTCGGCCTAATCTTGGCAGAACACCGCTCTCCAATCCGACATCTAACTGACGTCTTGCCAATGTGCAAATGATCTGAATACGATGTTGTGCAGATGGATATGGTGCATCGGACCGACGTCGGACAGAAAAGTCTGTGCCATCTGGGGTGTTATGTTAGGGTATTTTGTCAGTGGCACATACCATAGGCAGGCAATGTTAATCGGACGTGCCGATACAGAAAGTATGAAGACCTCGCAAGACTGCACTGCATTTTAAGATCTTGGAAGGTATACAGGccattatctttaaaaatatctgcTCATCTGTGTATACCGTTATTTTGCCATTGCGGGATATAAAAGGCTATCATACATTTCCATATAAAAGATTATGGTTGTAGATTTGGGGAGAGTAAGGATGCCATTTCACTTGCGATTTAGTATGTTTTCCACCCCACGTTGCAATTACATAATAAATTGTGCCAAAATGCAATCTGCATTGTTATATTGGGATACCACCAGGgattaaattgggatttgggaggtgggtgtaccctgagatccggtgagaggtgggtgaaaaaaggtacaaaccaatgaatgtctcagcacAAAATAGTTGTatgtttaatgtattgtgcacataattgtaattaaggaaagcaatgttttaaaaagaatgtatacgattgatgcaagcttttacataaaatatttcaagtttattgagtggcATTAATGCtgaaaactttcctttaaactaatcattgatctcaaactgttttaattaattttcagtgattaacaaccATGCAAACGGTCTGACTAAGCAATTGCAAAGGGACACaaagcttcttcgcattgtgttagggagattaaatgataaatgtgatttagaaaaatcagttttaatcactaagcagtggcggcatcttcccctgatttttcttgtgtatcaatacaattaatccacaaaattggttactcaatactatcatatatagccaggtctccccaaataggcagttttagcgagtagcctaggccttatagcctacatttattttcatttgcagtacaaaattgtgcacattttgaaTCAacatttgcggatacatgcacttatTTTTCCCCATTCCTATTCATGGCACATATCTGCAATgagtagattgtaaacaaaattgaagtgcaggttttgtttttgctggttattctgaaagctaacacgatagataacaaacaagatacaccagtctgttaagtgtagactaggCTACTTGGTGATTAgaatttagatttagattagAGATTagatttttaacagataaattgaatttatgatttgatTCCCCTACAACACGGTATGTagatgctgtgtgttaggctacttgtcatTTTATTAATCCAATCATTGGCccacttgataataaaggaaaattactaataaaaacaggttgagatcaatgattagtttaaaggaaagttttgcacccCAGGCCCCACCAATTTTCCGCTCCCCAGTCACCGCTGATGCTGATTTTCCTCAAGCAATAAATCAAACGTGTCTGTCCGATTAATGAAATTACGTTATGAATAGCCGTAAAAAGCTTTCTGTGCTCATCTCTCTTAAAATGTTGCGATAGAGAAATTACATGTAATGATTACACCGGTACTGGAAACAATAAGACAGTCAACAATTGTAATATTTGTGGTCtatacactttttattttttttctcggtTGATGGTGACGTGCTCACGCTCAGATGACCAACACACCAATTGAGTTTGGAATATGAAAATgggaaattttaaaatttacaaaGGGGTGGACGAGCGTCACGTTCCACCAATTAACCCGGATTACCACGATTGATTAGCTTGAACCATAAGGCCATAAAGATTTCAGGGCACAGGAAGTGATTAGGAAACCAAACAGACAGTGGAAAGAAGATGGCAAAACTAATATTTCCACCTTGAGATTTTCCTGCTGTAAGTTAAAGTTTAATGCGTGGTCGCtttatttcatatatacacaacatgccaaaagtatgtggacgaCCATTTGTGCTTGTTGAGCATCTCATCTCACGGGGGACCAACCATGGcatttaatatggagttggttccCCCTGTGGCTATAACAGTCTCAagttttctgggaaggctttcaacacagctgcagggattcacttccattcagccacaggaGCAGTattgaggtcgggcactgatattggcgataaggcctggctcacattTCGCATTtcagttcatcccaaaggtgttggatggggttgaggtcagggctctgtgctggccagtcaagttcttctacaccaatcaaaaaaaaaaaaaaatttctatatggacctcgctgtatGCCCAAGGGAATTGTCatgatgaaacaggaaagggccttccccaaagtgttgccacaaagttggaagcacataATCATCTAGAATgacattgcattaagatttgccttcacttgaactaaggggcctagcccaaaccatgaaaaacagccccatacCAAGGCGTGTCCAGGTACTTTTGTTCATATAGTGTATCATTGGAGTCTATTTCTCAGTACATAactatgtgcatgtacatgacACAAAAGCCAGAAAAATTATTATCGGCTAACCATCCTTCAGctacaactgaaaaaaaaaaacagctgaaccATGTGAGTCTCTGCATTATATTTCCGCTTTTTAAGAAGTTCTTACACACCAAATTTCGACCTCACTTTGTGCACAGGggaattgtcatgctgaaacaggaacgggccttccccaaactattgccacaaagttggaagcgcacagttctctagaatgtctgcatgctgtagcattaagatttcccttgaCTGGAActaaactttacagttggcactatttcCAGGAAGGAGCGTTCGCCTGGCATTTGCTAAACCCAGATTCGTCTGGCAGATAGTGAACCATGTTTTATCACTCCAGCGAGTTAAATATTGTGTCACTATCTGAAGCCGCATGCAGTTGCAGTTGAAATATGTTTGAAATTGAGATTTTTTAAGAAGTGCACTGGCCACAAATACATTGTTCCTGACTCAAGTTTGTTCATGCAGCGTAAGTGTTGTAATACATGCCTTTTCCCTTCCCTGAAATGTCATCTCACCACAGTGACACAACAAAGCCACTAATGTCTATAGCATAAAAATGCTGAAGCGAAACTGATGTGGCTTTCACAGGGCTCTTCCTGATTCCACAGTTCCAGAACATttcctgtatatatatatattgagaattggtgtttttttctttttttgacaaataGCATTTACTTCATTGCATGCTTCCCACTGTTTTAGCTGGTAAAATCTCTCGCACACTTGCAGTGTAGGCCCCACAGTTGCCAGTTTGACCCTTGGCCTTGGTTATGCAATCAGCCAACTATGAGGAGTCAACAACTTTCATACTTCAGTtatattaattgtattttaacatATATATGTACTTGGATATTGTGATAAAGTACAACACTTTCTTAACTTTTAAGAGAAACAAATTAGTAGTAATTTTAAGATGAAAGTTTCAATTGTGGATGATTATTTAGCTCAgaattgaaacagaaaaaaagacattttctttgtaGTCTTAGAAATGATCATGCCataataaaatgttgaattgaaaatgaaaatttcactttcatgctgctttgaatgaaaaaaagagcAGCTTGGttcttcattttccaaaaattcAACACACCCACAAAATTGATTGACGCATTGATTGATTTGACACATGGCCCCTGCGTTACTGTTGGTATTCTTAAAGAGGCAGTGACATGAGTGACGTTCAGTCAGAAAATTCTTGCTGCAGCCGATCATTGGTCGGCTTCAGTAAATCAGTGTTCTCATACTCAGCAACTGTACCCAACATTTGGTCTTAAAACGTGTACATTGTACCATTTACAGAAATTTGAAATGACTACAATTTAAAGATTAAAGTTTCAAGTGTTGAGGATTATTCATCTCagaattaaaactaaaatagaaaatgattttttgtaGTCTTAGGAAATAAAATTTCACTTTCACACTGcttagaataaaaaaaggaacagctTGGTTCTTCATTTTCCAAGAACCTATTGCACCCACAAAACTGATTGACGCATTGATTGATTTGACACATGGCCACGATGGAANNNNNNNNNNNNNNNNNNNNNNNNNNNNNNNNNNNNNNNNNNNNNNNNNNNNNNNNNNNNNNNNNNNNNNNNNNNNNNNNNNNNNNNNNNNNNNNNNNNNAGTGAACTCATGAGTGGAACAATTATCTAGGAAATGTATGCCTAATACTGTTTTAGgtagttttaattatttttaaaactaaaaatgaaaaataaaagtaaaaatgataataagCAGCAATTTATTCATCCTATCAACTggcaccacacagccctgcagtgaGGGGTAAGGCTGTGGTTCTGTGGTTCCAGCACGttctcataaaaaaataacaactgtGCTTCAGATTTATTACAGTAAGTAGTTATATGACATCatgaattaatttgcatatttcagtGTCTTAAGtgcattaatttgcatatttatccCTGCTCATTATATTCCCATTGTGCATGAGAGACAGCTGATTGGCAgctccctctcactcctcttAACTCAATTATGGCACCAATAACTGCCAAAtggtttttttcaaaatctcagTCAAGGGAACAGTATTTACTCGGTTAATGTAAGGCAGTGCAAGCCTGGCACACACAAAATTGTAAATAGTGGCAAAGAGTTTGCAATTGAAATGTATCAGTTTACTGTggacatgcaaaataaatcatatttacctCGAACAGTCAATGTAGcagagctgccaatcagagagtgtACAGATGCTGTCCTTGTAagttctcctctgcaggtgtacagtccagcatgtgactgatcagcagagaggattgtgtatgtgtctccatttacactgctcGAGTTAGCCTTGTCTACAGGAAGCTCCcgtccatctctgtaccatttatacTTCCACTCTGTAGAGCTGCCCTGAATTACACAcctcagagtcactgtttcattGGGGAAGACCTCTGTCCATCCAGACTGCACGATCAGATATGTTTGAGGTAAtactgtaaatcaatacaatttTAATTACAGGTTTTCCCCCTGATGAAGGTCAGGTATGTGCTCAGTGTCATTTAGCATTAATAGATACATTCTCCATCACATACAAGACCATATGTAGGGCCACCAGTATGTCTCCATCATGTGACCACCAGAGATTTAAACTTGTAATTCACTgcttatcctccaggggtccccataggcactcaaAAGCATAGTCAAGTAACTGTTCAGACAACTGAATTTCTAATTCAGCCATTTATAAAACTTTAGTTGATCTAGTTAATTAGGTAATAAATTGGTTGATCTAATAGTGTGACAGTCAAGCAGGAAGGTGAacatggatttatttttaaatgctatgaaaagtatagctttgagccagtggtccaccctcctggacctggagagccacagggtttgCTGGCTTACATTGTTATtcagcacttgagtagcacagcaattgatcaattaaagcagtagATTAAACGGTTAACTCAGGTTACCTGCTTACTTTGGTCTCAATTGGTTGCTGatcttaaacaaaaaacaaaaaccagcacactcTGTGGCTGTCCAAGACCAGGATTGAGCATCGCTTAAGTAAAAAGCAAAACGCATCCATATGAAGTATGGGTGTCCAATCTAATCTGAAAATGGCCAGTAAGGGTTCAGGTTTATGTTTTTGCCCAACTCTATGACCCTAGATTCTACttaaggtcttgactgaagactaGGATTAGTCCCTTAGTTGGTTCATGAgaatatatgttttatttaactttttcctCTAAGTCAAACATtgtaactgctctcatttttactgTGGCTTCTAACAATACCTAtcatgcccctgtacaacatAGAAATACTGAAACGTCTATTTTAGTaaataatcaattttaatttaacatgTGAGTGTCGCATGTAAACACTTCAGTCAACCATCAtatgtgcttaattagtggcaattaaaTTATCAACTAAGATGTCTGAGGGGGCATAACAAAGAGGCTATAGTGACCTCTAGGtggcggaggactgaagtacaatgtgagaaaacaaggggagacaaactggagTCCCTAATCATATGATTAAATAATGAAGCAATTGTCACAAACCCATCAGACACATTTAACGTAAATTGTCCATGGAAAGACTGGATAATGGTATTCTGACACCTGTACTCCAAACTGGCAACTCACAGTAATTCAGAACAAGACACATCAGATCATAATATTATACAAAAGCATATTTCTTGGTCCAAATAAcattgtaaaattgttttttttttctcagttttgtcTGGAAAGAAAGAGCACATGACACACATATTGTTGAGAGAAAATTAAGTATATTTACCTCGTACACTCAATTTAGcagagctgccaatcagagagtgcacagatgctctccttgtaagttctcctctgcaggtgtacagtccagcatgtgactgatcagcagagaggattgtgtatgtgtctccatttacactgctggagTCAGCCTTGTCTACAGGAAGCTCCcgtccatctctgtaccatttatacATCCACTCTGTAGAGCTGCCCTGAATTACACAcctcagagtcactgtttcagtgGGGAAGACGTCTGTCCATCCAGACTGCACGGTCAGCTGAGCTTGTGGGAGAGCTGAAAGTTTAAAAGACAGTTTATTGCTGTAAATGGAAGGCTTCACAAGACACCTgctttcaaatatgcattctgCTCTTTCAATGGTTTTGAAAATACATCATAATTACCTCGAACACTCAAATTAGCAGAGCTGCCAACCTGAGAGTGTACAGATGCTCTCCTTGTAagttctcctctgcaggtgtacagtccagcatgtgactgatcagcagagaggattgtgtatgtgtctccatttacactgctggagTCAGCTTTGTCTACAGGAAGCTCCcgtccatctctgtaccatttatacTTCCACTCTGTAGAACTGCCCTGAATTACACAcatcagagtcactgtttctTTGTGGAAGACCTCTGTCCATCCAGACTGCACGGTCAGATGTGCTTGAGGTAATACTGTAAATCAatactatttttaattataaactgaaagtaTCATGAAACGCTCCTCATAATTTtagtaaataattaataaataaatcaaagccaTATTCGACTAGTGTAATAAACTATTGTAATAATTCTCACCAGATATTTCTAAAGTCAGAGGATCACTGTAGACTGAGTAAAAAGGTTTTCTTCCTCTTGCAGCTCTACACCGGTACTCTCCACTGtgggccagagcagcagagctgatGGTGAAACTGGACCCATCAGTCatgctgctgtcagtgttggGCACAGTATGTCTCAGTGGGTCTTTGTACCAGACATACTCCCAGCCAGCAGGGTCTCCCCCAAACCCACAGCTCAGGgtgactctctctcctgtgtaaaTTTCTCCACtggggggattctgggtaataacAGGCCTTGGCCTTTCCCCTGATAAAGGTAAAGCATGTGTTCAGTGTCATTTCTTAGCATTCATAAACATTAACAGTCTTCATCACATAGAAGATCATACAGGTAAGGACTGAAGAAAAACTCCAAAACTCACCAGACACATGTAACACAAGTGATCCTGGGAAAGATTGGATCACAGGGTTTTGTCCTCGTTCACCCTGACACAGGTACTTTCCACTGTCTGACTCTCTTACAGAGTGCAGGATGTGCTTTTGTTGGCTTTCAGTACTGCGGACATACAGGCTCTCTAATCTTCCCTGGGTGTTTCTGCTCCATGAATATCTCCAGCCAGACCCTTTCCTGATGTCACAAGCTAAGCTAACAGTTTCTCCTGTGAACATCACTTTGGCTGGGGGATCTGTGACTATGACAGCCTGAGGATGATCAGCTGAAATGGAGATCATTGAAGAGATGTTGTTCAAACGTTTTATTTCTTATCATTTGTTGAAGCAAAAAAGAAGCACTATTTGAGGGGGGTAATTTTCAATTACACTACTCACCAGAGACTGTTATGGTATGGATGTTACTGAAAGGTCGCTCATTTCCTTTTACAGCTTCACACTGATACATTccgctctgtctctcactcacatcACTCAGGACCAACTCGGAGCTATTACTGATAGAGGCTGAAAGTTGTGTTAGACCCCCCTGTCTGTATCTCATCCACACAAAGGTCCATCCCTCAGATTCAGTAACCTGACAGGTGAGATTAATTGTCTCTCCTGGGAACACATCTGGCCATGGAGGATTAGCAGTCAGACGAACAGCAGGACTtgactgtgcagctgaaacagttataaaaaacagaatcaaacaGTTTTACAATGCAAAGTTTGGGTTGATACATTGTatcaatgaaaaatatgcattcagattttaaattttaatttaaatggactacattacatttccgAAATGTAAAATTTCCCTATATATTCTAAACAACTTTGAGTTTGTCAGAAAGAATGGGTTTTGGAGAGTTGTCATGCTCTTTATGAATTCTGGTTTATAAATGCTGTCCAATGttccacaaataaaatgcatggtAATTATGTCCCTGTCAAAATATAGATCTTAGGAACTTAATATCTATACCTTTGTGTTCACCAAAAACCACCAATGCTGTGGCACCtgaaacagggagaaaaaaaagtagatGTCTGATccagtgtgaatgaatgttagtataaaatgattttattacaCTCTCAGTAAAAAcggttctttggcttgtcttcatAGGGGAACCATTTTAGTTCTCATGGAACCCTCTATGGTTGGTGTGAGAAATGTAAAAGCTCCCAGATTCAACTattttgcctgacaaagaacTCTTGAACTAGTCGGGGTCCCTCCATGGAGACACAGAAGACCCTTTTTgaaccctttttttctgagagtgtattttcatattaaaaacaccaatcctttttcttttttttgcaatgctgtATAATGTTGTCCAATTTTTCAGTAGCTAAATGTTCTTGATAGTATGTTATTTTCACTCACTCTATCTTTCATGCAGTATGGTAACTTTATAAGCTCACACCAGTTCAGCGATTATTGAAGCACAAGAGACAGTCACACGTTTGAAAGTATGTGTTGCatgttttcatgaatttaattGTGAAGAACTATGCCACTTTCAAAGTATTGTGCAGTCAAATTTACAGATTAGCAGTCACAATAATACTCAGCAACACTTCTGCCCATAACaggaattatacatttattcagattttccaCAACATAGCTGTTTTTGTAATGTCTCACATACTATACGTATTATGCATTGTAATCATAATTCATATGTTACCAGATAATTATTGCTTgaaattgcattattaaaatacttcTACTTACAAAGCAGAAAGAACATGGTGTCCGGCTTCATCCTGATTACTAATACTGTGCAAATGTCGCACTAGAAACCATGAGGACGTTTTCGTTCACCTCAGTTTCCACAACCCTTTGCAAAGAGGAAATGCAACAGGCACAGCAGTGACACAGCTGAAAGAAATGCAGTGCTTGCATGTAGTTGTGGTCTCTTCGGGCCCCTtagaaaaatgcagaaattcatttaaaatgggtgCAATAACTTTAAATCAGTTCTTCACAATATTGTGCTTTAGGTGTAAAACCTTTACTTTGTACGATGCTGTGGTTGTTAGGTTTGTGTTGTTGAGTTAGAACAGGTATACTCTGTGATCTACTGTTGTGTGCGCTTGGTGCTTGTAAACACAACAGTGCGGAGTGTATAATAAATCTCTGCAGGTTGTTTTATTGAGTTTTTCTATGGAAATAGGAGATTGAGCAAATGCACAACCACAATATTAATCATTTTGCAGTTAATTAGATTTCAATCAGGATAACtcacacatttatattacatattttaatgaatatgaaatgtaattatttttggtttggcgctgaatggatctgctttaggtACTTCTGCGCATGTACCAGCATGCACTAACCTATTAAACAGGGAGCTCGATACACCTCCCCCCGCTAACAGGAGGAATGTCAAGAAAATTAAGAACCAAGCtgctcctttttttattttaagcagtgtgaaagaaaaattttaattcctaagactacaaaaaaaaatcctttttctatttcagctttaattttgaGATGAATAATCTTTCACACCTGAAACTTTAATCTTTAaattgtagttatttttttcacctttcTGTAAATGGTACAATGTATAAGTTCTAAGACAAAATGTTGGGTATAGTTTTAATCGTTGCTGTTTTGACAGTAATGCGTTTTTGAGAGGCAGCCATGATTATCTGTTATCTCACAGCACTGCTATTGTTACCCAGTGCCCTGCTGC from Anguilla rostrata isolate EN2019 chromosome 11, ASM1855537v3, whole genome shotgun sequence carries:
- the LOC135235094 gene encoding hemicentin-1-like, whose amino-acid sequence is MTDGSSFTISSAALAHSGEYRCRAARGRKPFYSVYSDPLTLEISEVFHKETVTLMCVIQGSSTEWKYKWYRDGRELPVDKADSSSVNGDTYTILSADQSHAGLYTCRGELTRRASVHSQVGSSANLSVRGNYDVFSKPLKEQNAYLKAGVLSLPQAQLTVQSGWTDVFPTETVTLRCVIQGSSTEWMYKWYRDGRELPVDKADSSSVNGDTYTILSADQSHAGLYTCRGELTRRASVHSLIGSSAKLSVRVLPQTYLIVQSGWTEVFPNETVTLRCVIQGSSTEWKYKWYRDGRELPVDKANSSSVNGDTYTILSADQSHAGLYTCRGELTRTASVHSLIGSSATLTVRGKYDLFCMSTVN